A stretch of Acropora palmata chromosome 9, jaAcrPala1.3, whole genome shotgun sequence DNA encodes these proteins:
- the LOC141893257 gene encoding uncharacterized protein LOC141893257, with protein MCPRTELKVILNFCAVLGCSNRYNREKDKGCYRIPAIVSRSKPKKQALSVERRATWLARIRREDLVGDATEFYRVCGDHFISGEPSSIYDKTNPDWAPHQNLGYDFRGVSASSQERYERAQERSEKRRRGECASALLELSHQSTDDMLVKADASPSVEENRVKDCQSEITND; from the exons ATGTGTCCGAGGACCGAGTTGAAGGTAATATTGAACTTTTGTGCGGTGCTTGGCTGCTCAAATCGTTACAACAGAGAGAAGGACAAAGGATGTTATCGTATTCCTGCAATAGTGTCAAGATCGAAGCCCAAAAAGCAAGCCTTGAGCGTCGAACGTCGAGCGACTTGGCTCGCCCGTATTAGAAGGGAAGATCTTGTAGGTGACGCTACTGAATTTTACAGAGTTTGCGGTGACCATTTTATATCAG GAGAACCGTCGTCTATTTACGATAAAACCAACCCAGACTGGGCACCACATCAAAATCTTGGGTATGATTTCCGTGGGGTTTCTGCGTCGAGTCAAGAACGATACGAACGAGCCCAGGAGAGAAGTGAAAAGCGAAGAAGGGGTGAATGTGCCAGTGCCTTACTTGAACTGTCTCATCAGTCAACGGATGATATGTTGGTTAAGGCTGACGCTTCACCCAGTGTTGAGGAAAACAGAGTGAAAGACTGTCAGAGTGAAATTACAAATGACTAA